AAACAAACCAAAAGGAGATGCTCTTATGTTAAAATAGCATAAAAATTATTGTATTTGCATTTGCTTTGATTGCAGGAGAAGATGAATTTAATAAAAGTAATTAAAAGCTTACAATATTAGTTATTAAAATTATGGCGCCGATACGAATTGTTTCATTGTAAACATCGTGCCGGCGTCTATTATTTAGTTGCTAAAATAGTCCGATAGTGCGTACCAGAATAATAAAGATTTTATATCTTTTTGACAAACTCAGATTTCAAACCCATCTTCCCAAATCCATCAATTTTGCAATCAATATCATGATCTTCATCGACCAACTGTATATTTTTTACTTTTGTACCAGCTTTTATAACCGATGAGCTTCCTTTTATTTTAAGATCTTTGATCAGGGCTACGCAGTCACCATTATTCAAGATGTTTCCATTGGCATCTTTGACAATTTTTTTATGTTCAGCTTTGTCACTTTTTGCTTCTTGACTCCATGCATGACCACATTCTGGGCACATGAAAATCCCATTATCTTCATACGTATACTCTGAACTGCATTGTGGGCACTTTGGTAGATTCATCATTATTTCTCCTCATTCTTGTTTAGTTTATTCTTTATGCATCGCAACAATGTATGATTTTAATAGTATCATCATTGAAATTAATATTCTATCTTGTCGACCAAATTTTATATATTACAACATGCATTTCTATGAACATGTATAATAAAAAACCTATGTTATATTCAAACAGTTGTCTCTTGCATAAATTTCTTACACCGCTCTTGACATTCCCATGTTGTTCTCTATTGTGTGAATAAAATTATTACTCCCTAAACTTTTTTGAAGGAATATATGCAAAATTATTATAAGTTTTTGTTACAAAAATTGCCTATATTTTTATTCTTTATGCAAATGACCGTGATTGCACAATGTTCAGATTTGCAACGTTGGCATCCTACCTTTGGGGTCCAATCAGGAATTGCAGCTCTTGGTAAAGCTGGTGTCGATCAGGATTTTCCTATTGATGCAACTTCTGACCAATTTTATATTTATAATTACGATGGAACTACAAAAATTCCATTTTTATATGGTGGCTTTGTAGGCATTGAATGGCGTGGGGATACAGACTGGAGATTTCAGCTGCAGATTGATTATAATCAGTCATCAGATTTTGCTACTGGAGGAACATTAACACAAGGTATTGATGCAGCTTCACAAGAGACCTATGCTTTTGATTATACGATGCAATTTAGACAGTTATTAGGTTTGGTGAAAGTAGAATATGCTCGCTGGAACATAGTTTCACCATACTTCATGTTTGGTTTAGGATCTTCATTTAATTCTGCACGAGATTTTGCAACAACTGTTCCTGTAACTCTTGCAACAACAAGAATGTATGAAAATCAAGTAAGTAAGTCAGTCAGTTTTGCGTTAGGTGCTGGTTTTAATATTCATGTTATGGATCAAGTTTGTTTCAGCTTTGGATACCGATTTGCTAATGTAGGTACCATTGGATTAGGCGATTCTACCGTTGATGGTATTGCTGTAACGGGAACTTTGTCTCAAAAATCTTTATATGCAAATGAATTTGTTGTGCAATTATCAGCACTGTTTTAGGAAAGATATTATGATGAATATAAAAAAAATAGTATGTAGTTTTCTTTTGCTTGCATCAGGGAATTTTTTTGCATCAGTTGGTCCTATTTTGTCGATTGTACCAAAAGAAGGTACAACATTACCCACAAGTATGCTTCCTGGTTACAATGTACAAGCCTATTATACGGTGACAAATCGAACCCGTAAAAATTTACAAAATCTATATGTTGCCAATTTGCCAAGCAATGTGGAGCAAATTACAACGGGAGGATTATACCCGGATAGTTTAGGAGCTGTTTTTAATTTAGCTCCTGGAGCAAGTGGAACTTTAGAATTAAATATTTCTGGCCCTACTCAAAACAGTGCTACAAAATATTTATTTATAGCAACTTCAGGGGGTACTTCAGGATCAGGGACTGCATATCCTTTGCAAGTTGTTGAATCAGCATGGCTCCCAATTAGCGTATCGTATGAAATTATTTATACTGCAGATGTTGCTGATAATCCAAGTGCTTTTGTACAAGCGTATAAAGAAGGTGGAACAAATCCTATCACTGAACAACAATGGCAAGATTATGATCCACCAACTGGCTACACAAAAAATACAACTCGTTATTTACAATTTCAAGAGTCAATGTATATTACATCGCCAGGTTACCCAAATGGTGTAACCACGTATATAGAAACTGAAGATGGATACACGTGGGGATTAATTTCAAATGTGGTCAATGCGATGTGGCCATATTCAATTTCAATGTATCCAGGTACGGACGATGACCCATTTTTGGCTGGCAATATTGTGACAGCGCCTGTTGCAGGTGGCCTAAAAGTAACTGCAAATTATAAAGCACAGCAAATGAAATTTTATGCCTGTGAAAATGGCGTTGCGCCAGGAACTCCTGGAGCGGTACCGATATTACGATATTTTATTATTGATCCATGGGGTAATAAATATATTATGCATGCATCAGATTATTCGACTCCAAGCGCGGTTACAGCAGCATTTGAAGCAGCTGTATTACCAACTGGATGGACTAAGTCACCAGAATATTTAACAGAAGATTTCATTTTATACCCAGCTCAAGGTGTTGGTAATACGTATGAATATAACTTAGTTCGTGATAATCAGAATAATACGTACCACCAAATGTATTGGAGTCCTACAGGGGCAACAACCGTTACTTCACAAGTTCAAGGTACTGGCATGCCTATTTGGGGTGGTTTATCTAATGATTCCTTAACCATTAATAATGGATTTAATAATGTTGTGTATGGCGGTGGTGGAGTAAATCAGTTTATTTTTCCTATTCTTGATAATGCAGATAATAGTAATATAGGTACAAATACTATCATGGGATTTAATCCTGCTGGAGGAGATACACTCAATTTTCAAGGTGCAACTTACACCTATTTATTGACTCCCATAGGTGTTCAAATTTCAGTTGGACAAGTTGGCCTTAAGGTTATATTATCAGGGATTTTTACCTTTGAAACTGACTGGGTTATTGAAAGTTAATTTCTCGTAGATACTTTTAAAAGCCAAGCAAGAATCTATTATTTCTTGCTTGGTTTTTTGTTTATCATAATTTAAAGTATACAAAGATTGCATGGTAACCATGAGTATCTATTGTATCCTATAAAGCTTTCGTGCAATATCCTTATTTATATTTTTGTAGGAATATATTTTATATTACTGCACTTTTTGTTTCTGATAGAATTGTAATATGCAGAAACTTATTTAAATAAAAGGTTTCTGCAGTTTTTTATCTATGTCGTTTATAAAAATCTTACTCATAACTGGAATAAGTATGCAAAATGCAATCAGACTATTTTTTATTATTTTTATTGGGTTGCAATCAATGTTGTGTCATGCAGCAATGCAAGCGTCATACCAGTCTGAAGAATTTATTGTACATCGATATGTTCCTAAACTTTCGCAATTAGCAGGAGCACAATTTGCTGTACATCTCAAGAATATGATTGATAAAGATGTGCAGGAAGATGATCCTTTGTTTCAAAAAAATTATAGTATTATGTCTTCATTTATTGCATTGAACTTGCACATGCAATAAATGAAGACATATATACGCTTGATGGAGAGCTTTTAGTAAGACGTGGACAACTGCTTATAGATGCAGCAATAAAAAATAATATTCACATGGTATCATTATTACTTAACGCTGGCGTCGATGTTAATGCACAAGATGATGAAGGTTGGACGGCGCTCCATCACGCTGTTGAAAAAAATATGATTGAGCTTACGGCTCTATTATTACAACAGCCTGCAATAGATGTTACTATGAAAAGACGGTGGGGGGACACTCCTTTGCATATAGCTGCTCGTGAAGATTTAAGTGGAAAGCTTGTCGCAATGCTTTTGCAAGCGGGTGCGCATTATAATAGTAAAACTAAAAGTGGTGGATCTACCCCTCTTTCAAATGCTATACATCATAAAAATATAGAGGCTACCAGGTTATTAATTGCTGTAGGTGCAAATGTTAATATTAATCATTATTCTTTTTTAGATTATTGCACGAAATATCAAGGGTACCATGATAATAGATTAGAAGTAGCTCAGCTTTTATTACGAGCTGGAATCATCGTAGATCGGGTTGAAAAAACTGATGGTCGTTATATTGATATGACCCCTTTAAAGTATGCCATTGTTGGCAATGATCATGAAATGGTTGCATTACTTGCTCATTATGGTGCAGATGTCAATGCAGTTATCAAATATAAAGGTAGAGAACATCTTAATCAAAATATATTGTTTTATGCAATTAATCAGGGCTATCTAGAAATGGTTAAAACTCTCCTGAAATTTGGAGTAGTTGTAGATACCATAAAGAGTAAAAAACAACGTTTTATTGATATGACTGAATTGCAATTAGCAGTAGGTGTTAAGGATCTTGAGTCAGCTTCCTTACTGATTGCCTATGGAGCTAATCCACATGCACTATTAAAAATAGAACAAGGTGATAAGATACGTGAAATTTCTACATTAGGCTTAGCTATTTTAGTAAAAAGTGTAGCTGCTGTCGATCTTCTTTATAGGGCTGGAGTAGCTTTAGATGGTATAAAAATATCTGATCAATACATCATCGATGTTTCTGGACTAGGATTTCCTCGAGCAGGTGATGACAAAGAAATGATTTCAATTCTTACTTCTGGTGGCGCGCAAATTTCTACAAGCAATGGACCTTTGAAATTAAATTTCACTTCTATTTTTTATAAGATTTTTTCTAAAAGAGGGTGATTTTTGATGACTATATAGTATAATGTATTCATATAGAATAATTTTTATAATGTTTCTATACTATTTTTTATCAATTTTTATAAAGTTTTATTATGGTAGCTTTTAAAATTCTTCAAAACATTTTTAATTTTTTGATTATAACAAATTTACAGTCATTTATTTATACAGCGCAAGAAAGATTATTTTGTACTCATGACGCTAAGTCTTTAGTTGAACAACATGATAACAACAAAAAATGCTTTCTTTTTCAAAATGTACATGACCAATGTAATTCTGTTGATACAAATAGAAAATTTTTATGTAATCAAAATGAAGTAATTAATTTGATGCATATAAACTCTGAAAATGCTCGATCTTTAGATGGAGTTACTTTCGATATTCCATTGAATTTTCAGCAAGATCTATCACTGCAAGATGAAAAACAGGCAATTATTTCTATTATTTTGATAAATTATAAAGGATGTAAAGATGGCTTTGATTTTTTACTATCAAGAAAAATTATAGATCAATCCTTTGCTGATTTTTTAGAAGAGAATGTTGTTGTTGATCAAGATTTTAATATGCATGCTATTATTGATCAGATCGAAGGTTTTTTGACGTTACATATGAAAGATGCGTTTTTAAAAGTTTTTTATGAATTGATGTGTCGTGATTCAATGGTTCAAGAAGATATCTCAACTGAATTACAAGCAATATATGAATATGTGCTAAATCATAAAGATGATTATATGCGTAATATGATAAATTCTTGGTTTCTTTCATGGGCTTTTACGACAGAAAATTGTTGTACCTGTCCTTTTTTTATTGCAGCTGAAAGCGAAAATATATTTTTTTTAAGATTATTTCTTGAAGTGCCAGGAATTAATGTAAATCTTGTAAACGAAGAGGGTTGGACAGCTTTGTATTTTGCAGTTCAACATAATTATGTTGATCACGTTAAATTATTACTTACAATGCCAAATATAGATGTGAATATACAAAATTATCAATCTCGTACTCCATTTCAATTAGCAATGCAGCAAGGTCGTTCTGAAATAGTTGATTTGTTGCTAGAACACTTCCCAGATCTTGATAGCACTATTCGCAAGAGTAAGTATTGCGGGCCAGAGCCATTAAATTTTGAATTTGTAAATATGATGGATGTTCCTCAGCAGGATAGATGTTGCTTAATTATGTAAGCTGAATGAACTGAATTACAAGATAGTTTGCAATAGAGGTATATTTTTTTCAAAATCATAAGTGAAAATAATATTTACTCAATAAGCATCAGTATAATATTTTAAAGAAAGCAATTATTTTATTGTTAATAGAATCATAATATACAAAATCTAGGTTAATCTAATCAAGTTTTTACTATAGATTTTTGCCCTCAGTTTTCTATAAAAATTCCGTTAATTTGCTTGCAGGAGTTGCTTTACACTTTTTAAAAAACAAAAAAGCGTAACATGGCCGCCGCCACCATTGTTTCCGGTTATTATTTTTATATTTTTTAATGTTAGGTTTACCTATGATTTTTTTGAAAAACAGACGGCTACTTATGTTTGTTTCAATGTTTTTTTCCTTGAGTAATTTGATGATAGCTCAAGATACTACACCTATAGCAGGTGATGAAGTTGTTTCATTAATTCCTGTTACCAATATTTCACAAGAAAGAGATAATTTAAATACTCGATGTGGAAATTGTTGTATTGTAACCACGGCTTTTTTATTTGGAGGTCTTACGATTTCTATGTTATTAGCTAGTATTATAGAATCTTCTTTGCCTTTACGTACGTATACTATGTGTAATGCAAGTAATGATACGGTAAACATAGCGTATGGTATTAGAGCTTTGGCGCGGCCAACTATTACTATATTAGAGAATGATAACTGTTATGGTTTGCAAACGTACGGATCATTACGATTTGTGTGCGCTTACAATAATAATTGTCAAGATTCTGACGATTTTCATTATTCAACTGATTGCATGAAATGTGCAACAAGCAAAGGTTTAGAGCATAATTTTCAATGGTATGTTGATGAGCAAATGTTTTTAAACAGAGGATTTAAGCAAGATTATAATCAAAAAAACTATGGAGAGTCATCTTATATAAAACTTTCAAAAATTGAAGATAATAATTTGAATGCAAAAGTTTCATATCATCTTCGCGGTAGCATGCAACAAATTAATTCTTGAGAATCGATATTATTTATTTTGAATTTTTTTAAAAGATCATCATACTTTGTTTATAATAATGGTATCAAGCTTTTCATAGAAATAGAGGAATGTGATGAAAGATATTTTTGTTGATATTGTAGACGATAAAGATGAAGTTATTTATGCAATTGCACTGCCGCAGGTTATTGAAAATGGTCTTTTAAAACAAATTCGTATGGTTAAGCTTTTTATCAAAAATTATGATAAAGAGCTTTTACTCTGTCGCAATGCCCTTGCAAAAAAAGGTGATGACTTATTTGATGTACCGTTAACAGCAATTGTACACGTTGGTGAAACGTACGAAGAAGCATTGCATCGCACAGTCCTGGAAGTTTTTGGTATTGATATTACTGAATTACCATACCATGCACTTGGTAAATTATCAGCTGAAGATGGTCTTGACTGTTTTACCGAAGTATTTGAATTAACATTTAATGAATTACCAGATTTTTCTCAGACAAAATTTAATGATTTTTTCTGGGAAAAGCCATTAGATATTATTACACAACTTGCTAAAACAGGAGAAGGTGAAAAAGCTTTATCAGTATGTTTAAAGCATTTCTATTTTGATTGTGTAAATAGCATAAGTTGCTAAATATTAGGCTGTGTGAACCAAATTTACGTATGCACAAAAACCTACGATATCGCTTCGCTTATCTCCGAAAATATTGCTAGCGACGGTAACTTT
This genomic interval from Candidatus Chromulinivorax destructor contains the following:
- a CDS encoding zinc ribbon domain-containing protein YjdM, which codes for MMNLPKCPQCSSEYTYEDNGIFMCPECGHAWSQEAKSDKAEHKKIVKDANGNILNNGDCVALIKDLKIKGSSSVIKAGTKVKNIQLVDEDHDIDCKIDGFGKMGLKSEFVKKI
- a CDS encoding outer membrane beta-barrel protein, which encodes MQNYYKFLLQKLPIFLFFMQMTVIAQCSDLQRWHPTFGVQSGIAALGKAGVDQDFPIDATSDQFYIYNYDGTTKIPFLYGGFVGIEWRGDTDWRFQLQIDYNQSSDFATGGTLTQGIDAASQETYAFDYTMQFRQLLGLVKVEYARWNIVSPYFMFGLGSSFNSARDFATTVPVTLATTRMYENQVSKSVSFALGAGFNIHVMDQVCFSFGYRFANVGTIGLGDSTVDGIAVTGTLSQKSLYANEFVVQLSALF
- a CDS encoding ankyrin repeat domain-containing protein; translated protein: MDAAIKNNIHMVSLLLNAGVDVNAQDDEGWTALHHAVEKNMIELTALLLQQPAIDVTMKRRWGDTPLHIAAREDLSGKLVAMLLQAGAHYNSKTKSGGSTPLSNAIHHKNIEATRLLIAVGANVNINHYSFLDYCTKYQGYHDNRLEVAQLLLRAGIIVDRVEKTDGRYIDMTPLKYAIVGNDHEMVALLAHYGADVNAVIKYKGREHLNQNILFYAINQGYLEMVKTLLKFGVVVDTIKSKKQRFIDMTELQLAVGVKDLESASLLIAYGANPHALLKIEQGDKIREISTLGLAILVKSVAAVDLLYRAGVALDGIKISDQYIIDVSGLGFPRAGDDKEMISILTSGGAQISTSNGPLKLNFTSIFYKIFSKRG
- a CDS encoding ankyrin repeat domain-containing protein is translated as MVAFKILQNIFNFLIITNLQSFIYTAQERLFCTHDAKSLVEQHDNNKKCFLFQNVHDQCNSVDTNRKFLCNQNEVINLMHINSENARSLDGVTFDIPLNFQQDLSLQDEKQAIISIILINYKGCKDGFDFLLSRKIIDQSFADFLEENVVVDQDFNMHAIIDQIEGFLTLHMKDAFLKVFYELMCRDSMVQEDISTELQAIYEYVLNHKDDYMRNMINSWFLSWAFTTENCCTCPFFIAAESENIFFLRLFLEVPGINVNLVNEEGWTALYFAVQHNYVDHVKLLLTMPNIDVNIQNYQSRTPFQLAMQQGRSEIVDLLLEHFPDLDSTIRKSKYCGPEPLNFEFVNMMDVPQQDRCCLIM